The Nyctibius grandis isolate bNycGra1 chromosome 9, bNycGra1.pri, whole genome shotgun sequence genome segment ATTGACTGTCAGAGCCTAATACCAGTAAACTGGTCTGCTTTTTAGGCTTTCCCAGTCCAAAGATGTCCCTGTTTCCAGCTGTCTGAACACATAAACCAGTAAAGCAGTACTTAATGTTGTCTTGGCAAGGTTTCACTCAAAATTCATTTTACAAAGAAGACGGTAATCATGGCTGTGATTTCTGTTAGGCTCTTGTCAAACTGTCTTTTGACAAGTAcaggttttgttctttctaCCCCAAGTAATTTGGTTCTATCAACACAGCAAATAAATCTTGTTATCTTCTGAAGAAATGCagtaacaaattaaattaaattgcttCAACATACCAGcactattttaaatttatcCACCAGTTCAAATTAGGAGATGGATTTCATATTGTATTCACATGTGTGGCTTTGGGTTTGTTAGTATTTACATAGCAGCATAGGTATGCAAAGTTCCTTGCAGATGAGAAAAAGCACATTGCTTACTTATACGTAAGATAACTGAGCTTCAGTGAATGCAATAACTTTGATTTTAAGCTCACATGTTTAGGTCAGTGTGGAGACTCCAGTAAAATtaccgcttttttttttccagattcttGCTTTTGACACTTTATGGCTATGGCCTTTCTTAGGTCCATAACTTTATGTACATTTGGAAAATTTACAGGGCCAGATTTCCATACAagataattcattttaattaccCCATTCTCCAAAGTGGGGTACATGTCTTAAAAGTGATGACATCTTTTGAGGTACTAATTGATTTTAGGGTTTGGTTCTGGTCTCAAAACAATGTAGGGATATGGTTTTAGTATCAGGAATAGTTTTTCTAGAAGGGCATGagtgatttttattgttttcttaagtACAAATGCATTTCCAGCCCAAACAACAGCACTGCATTTGTAATTAATCAGTGCCTAAAACCAAGAGCATTGCCACTCCGGAAATGGCAGCCTGGCCAGGTAGCGCGGATGAGCTCAGACACAGAGTTTTTTCTCTGTAGGACGCCAGGACTGGAAACCTGCAGCAGTAGCTTATCCAAatgctggggaagaaaagggagctGAAGTTGTGCTGATCGCTCAGAGGAAATTCAGTTATGTCCAAAAAGGAAGGCGACTGTTCAGAAATACCGTGTCCCATGCTGCTTCCATTTTGGTGGAAGCTCCATGTTTCACCCACACCACCTGAGTGATAGCTTAGGGTCTGGCTCAGCTCTGGATTTCTCTGTGGGTCCCCAGGGAGGGAAACAGCGGCGATATCACGGGTTGACTGAAGCTTGAGGTTTGCATATGGAGAAAGCATGATTGGCCAAGTACATTTTAATGTACAAACAGGTTTTTCTGGGGTAAGTTGTCATCCCTCTTAATGATTCCTTGCTCAGAAGTTATTTATACCTTTCATTGCCCTTGCTGCCTTTCTCCCTCTACCTGTTCTAACTCACTGCATCTTTTTTGAAGCAAGTGACCAGACGGTCAGAGCTTATGTTATTCTAAGGACATAATAGGGGTATATCAGAAAAATTAGTACCTATGTTCTAGCAATGGGCAACAGCAAATTAGCTGTAATTAGTACAAAGGCTGCTACTGTAGGGTCTCTGTCATGGCAAGGTGCTTTGTCATCACTGCTGTCTGCCAGTTTGAGGAAGAAGGATGAGCTCAGAACTGGCATGGGGCCAGGCAGAGCAAAGCTTCATTTTAGCTCCCCGTGTTGCATGTCCAGGAGGTGCACCAGCAGATCTGGAGCATGTTCTTTGGAAGCCTTGTGAGCTGGAGATCTAGAGGCTCTGAGTTCTAGAGGTCTGAGTCTTCGAGGATTTGCATCTTCTAAGCAGAAACTGTTCATTTCAATGCAAATCAGCATAATTGCTGAGTTCAGTGAGTTTGCAGAGACCAGCCCCACCTGACAGTTTGGCCAAAGgtatgaagaaaaatttatcTCCAGGCTTTTATCTTTCTGAGTGTTGTATCAAAGTGCCTTTGTTAGTGCACAAGTAAGTATTCTTCATAAAAACAGAGGTTTGCATGACAATTATGtagtagggtttttttgctttcctaattggagaacattttgaaagagcaataaaacacaatttgttccctctttccaaaacaaaacatctccttttggaaggaaggagggagtaaatttacattttaatgagcAAATTGTTATGAGCGCATAGATCAGTGTCGGGGTGACTGAAAGGAGATGTTCTCATTTTGTGCTTTCCCCTCCGCTCTCATTCCCTCGCACACGCATTTGCCTGTGCATCCTGCTGCTACCGAGCAAGGAAGTTGCTGTACTGTAGTCAACAATAGTAGCACATCAGAACTCAGCTAACAAATATTCGTATGAAATGAATCATTCTTCACCAGGGCTACCTCATGCGCCTAAACCCTTTCCCCGGCGAGTACTAGCGATGAAGGCACGCGCAGTTTACTATGCACTTCCTAGCTAGGTGTTTTTTATTGTCCCTCTCTATTTTCCTATTGGTTTTGTCATTTCCCGAATGTTGTCCaaagcttttctccttcctgtccCTCTCTCTTTGTAACAAGCGagtttgttactggttttgagAAGCTGAAAGTGACATTAACCCCCTGCCCAGCTGTTGCAGTGTCAGGGCTCCAGGCGAAATGGCATTTGTTTGGCTCCTGGAGAAGTCATCCCAGCGATTGCCTGGAGAGTCTGGCTGCAAGTGAAATCCATATGCAATGCTGCTGTCAGCAAAGACTTGCTGGAAGAGAGTTTATAATAAATATTCACATCTGCTGCTTTGGACACTCTAATCCATCCTACAGATCTTTGCTGTGTCAGGCTTTGTTCTAGATGAAGAAGCTGGGTAGTTATAAAGGTTTGCAAATAGGGCATATTTATCATGGTTAGCGCTACTTTCTAGTTCCCTTTCTTGCACAAATATCCATGACCACGCTAAGCATAACTTGTGATTAAATATTCTCAATGCATTTGTCAGATGGTTTAGACTGTTTCCTGTGATAAATAGAGAAAATGGTAGTTGCTTACTTCCTGGGCTGTCAAATGAAGCCATCGGATCTTCAtgagcagagcagagaacaTCATTGCTATGAATTAGTTTGAATGGAGGGACAATATATTCCCTGGATAAACTATACATCACATAGGCCCACCCAAGGCCCTATGGTTTGCATATTATTAAAACTGGGGCATACTAACTCTTAGTTGGGCAATGTGTTCCCATTGGCTACTTGGCAAATAACCTGAATGactaaaaatagcaaaatatctCCTGTTTTTCTTATCTTCCCAAAAATGAAGACCTCAGTGCCAGATTGACTTTGTCAGTGTCGATATTAATTATTCCTCTGCTGGTGATGTCTTTGCTTTCAGAGAGAAAATCCTGGTACATAAAAAAGAGTAATCATTTGAAGGGTATATTGAACTTACTCCTAATAGAAAAAGGTGTTTGACCAAGGTCATGACTGGCTGTACAACAACCCTGTTGTTGGGAGGACAACATCGGCTGTGAAATGAATGTACtgagcctctttttttttttttttttctgtaagtgaaACTCATTATTATTATAGTTAGTTTCTAAAAGGAGAGAGTCTTTATCTGGTACCTGGATGAGTAAAAGGTGCTTCAAACATACCACTTACCAGCTGTtacctttgcttttatttaagcaGGAAGATAATAAACTTATAAATACATTCTGCCTCCTTCAGAGTGATGAAAATGGAGTCTGTTTGGTTTGTAAACACACACATGGAAACTGGGAACTCCTTAGAAccttttttaagttttcttttatttgtttcctaCTGTGAGACCCAATTCTATACTATTTCAtgatggttgtttttttccataaggATATAAGGGAGCAAGGCACTCAGTTCAGTTAGATGCCTGACCTCCTTGAAATGCAGTTGAAAATCCACATCTTCATTTCTTACAGAGCTGGACAAGAAAAGCAGTGTTAAGAGCATGGTGTAATGCTGATACCTCCAGGTATCAGAACAGCATCTTCTCTGGTGCTCGGTCTGTGTGTCAGAATCTGGCCCTGAATAATTGTATCCAAGTAGAAGCAGAATAGCTGTGCTCCTAATGAGTAGCATGCTGGGGTCTCCAGATTCACTTACTCACTCCAAAATCCAACCTCATTATTATCGATCTGTCCAACTTCTTGTTAATTTACCTCAGAAAACAGGAGCATGCAAAATGTGGGTGTCTTCAAAATGATGAGCTCCAAACTTCCCACGCCGCTCTattgctttgccttttgtaaAACCTCGATAACTTTCCTTTGAATTTCAGGTCGTATCGTGGCTCTGGCGAGCAGCGACGGATCCGTTAAGGTTCTGCAACTGGAGTttgggcagctctgcagcctgcgGGCCCAGGGCAGCGAAGTGCACAGCGTTCTCTTCCATGGtggggcagagcagctgctttcCGGGGATGCCGATGGTACGGTTTGTCTCTGGACCTGAGGAGCAGCACGCTGCTTTAACGTCACCTTAATCTCAACGCGTTAcggaaaaaaaatggttggaCAACATAGCAGCGAGGGCTTAGTGAAGTGTTTTAGTAGTTAATGTCTGCAGTGGGAATAATTGCCCAAAAGGAGTAGTATTCTGCATTTTATCCAAATAAACCCCGCAATTTCTCCCTCGTTCTGTTGGCACTGTGTTTTTCTCAACATCAACAATCTCTCTTTTGGTCGTTTCGGGAGAAGTAGCTTTACAATGACGCCTAATGACAGAGCAGCCGAATTGCAAGgagctttgatttttaatgtaACACAACCCGAGAGCTGTGCGCCCCTTCCCCACGGGGGGAAGATGTTAAGTTTTAATAATGCAGCAAtgggggattattttttttcccccctgcagCAAACGCTCCGGGGCCGCAGGACGGAGCAGGAGCCGGGGAGCGGGAGTGCTGAGGGGAGCGGGAGCGCTGAGGGGAGCGGGAGCGCTGAGGGGAGCGGGAGCGCTGAGGGGAGCGGCGGGAACGGCGCGGGCCGGGACGCGCGGCGGCGGCCTGAGGCGGCGGAGGGGGGGCGGCGCCCCGCGCAAACAGCGCCGCCAGCGCCCGCCCGCGCGGAGGCCGCGTCAGCGCTCCGCCGCTGGGTCCCCACCCCGCCTCCCcgctttttcttctttatttttttttctaaaagattatttataataataataggcaGAGAGCGCGGGTATGCCCGGCCCCCGGGCCCGGGAGTCCCCCTGCgcaggggagcgggggggaccGCCCGCCCTCTCCCGCCTGCCTGCCTCCAGCCTCAccagccccctctccccctccttcccccgcCGTGGCAAATCCTGACTCGCAAGCGATCCGCTGGGCATAGGGAGGGGATATAGATgcgggtttttttcctcttctccgCCACCCCCAAGACCTGAGGAAATCAGCCCAAGTTGCCCGCGATGACTGCGCTGCTGGCAGCGGGGTTTCTCCGCGGCATCCCTGCCTCCGGACCGCCTCGCCGCTCCGCGCTTTGAATCCCGAACGCTGCCTTAAAGCTTAATTCTCATGGTGTGGTCGCTGGGCTGCCGCTTTCCCCTGTTTTGCGATGGGAGGTGGAGGAAAAGGGACTGTCCGTGAGTCAGCGCTGAAAATGTGATTAGGAGGAGCTGCTTTCACTAATCTGTTTCTAACCTTCTAGTCCATGTTGGCCTGTGACCCCTTTCAGCTTTCAGATCGAGCCTGATTAGGTAAGTGTAAATTATTCACTTGGGGTGAGGGAAGGCGATGGAAACGTTTTACTCGGAGACTTACCTACGATCCTGGCCTCTCTCGTGATGAGAAATGATGAGAAAGTTCAGCTGTAAACTAATTCTGAGCTGAGCAGCATTTGTTTACTTGTTGAAATGTGTCAGTGCAAGGCGTCCGCAGCCTGATCTCCAGCATCGCCGCTGAGCCGAGTGCTCGTGAGTTGCTGTGGGACATCTCAGATGCTGTAGCAAAATATAGTGGTCTTATTTATGATCTTtagagaacttttttttaaatataatttggaGAGCTTCCTTATCAAACTTCAACAAATTCTCTCGATTGTTTCCCATTTCCTCAGATGTGAATTACTtcatttgcttctgcttttttcccccctaaatgCCCACCAATCTGCAATATTGCAACCTACCTGTAGCGTTTAGGTGGGCAAGATTCTCTGCTCTGTAGATCCTATCTGCATGAATCACCCGATTCCCAAACAATGTGTTAACAATAGATATTGCTGATAGTAGTAACAGGGTGCATAGTCCTTGTGATGGGAACGTAGCTGGTACTTCAATTAAGAAGATATCTTTGAATTTGATAAAGCTTGTGTAATATCCGGTGTCTCCCTCTGTTGTGGCTTTGGAAAAACTGCTTTGTCAACAGGATCCCTTAGCTGCTTCTCTAGGATTAAAGCTTTCTCCTCCTGCCGCTGCTTTTTTGCTTCAATTAAGGGAGAATTAATTGCTGAGCATCTGCAGTCCACCAAAAATCCCGATGCATAAAAAATACCTCCCAGAGGAGTGGAGGGGGGAGAGTATGTTTGCCTGTGTGTGTAGGTTAATGCATGTTTGTATAGActgtgtgtatctgtgtgtgcacactatgggaacagaggaagagaaggaatgaCACACACATCCAAACAGTCCATTTTTGGTGTGTGCCAGCAACTATCTCCGTCGTTCTCCATCCATGTAATGCTAATATTTCATCTCATTTAAAAGTTTCCTGTAATACTTTGCCCACTCCTCTTAAGAGAGGTTAGAAACCGTTTGGCTGCTGGGGTTGCACTGGCTGCTGGCTGGTGTGCAGGCAGGACAGTGTGCTGGTGGCAGTGATGTGGCACTGCCGGCAGCCACCAGCGCACCCAAGACGCACGCACGGAGCCTTCTCCTGGAGCTGACTCTCCTGGGGGCACTGCAaagctcctctccctctctgggTCAGTCCTGGGCTCAGACACTTAAAGAGAGGTCTCCAAAGGTCGGGCCATGCTGCATCACTCCCAAAGTTTTAGAAAGGCTCCAGCGTAATCGGACAAACgcatttcagcagctctgtgcgTTACACAGTCACTTAACGTCCTGCTCTCTGCGTTTCTCTCTGGGATTTACTGAAATGCTGAATAATGGAGAAGGTGAATTACATCTTTGCTTCTATCAGGATTATACGGACCTGCCACAGGCTGGGCTGTGTTGGTAGCCCAGGTAGTCCCTCTTCAGAAATGCTGTATATAAAATTCTGTACTATCTCACCCCTCGCAGACCGAGTATAACCCAGCACCATCTTCTGTGTTAGATGCAGATCTACCTACAGAGTATGATTATCTCATTTTTCAACTCAGGTTTTCCACCTCAGTTTAATGAAGTGGGCTGTGCATCGCATGTAGCACAGAGGGACAGGGGCCACAGCAGGGGTTAAGACCATGCTTAAACTTGGGCTCAAATCCTCTGAGCTTCCCATCACCATCCAATTTCAGGCAGCTAGTTTAATTTCTAGTGTACCAGAAGACTCAACTGCATGAATGAGGGAAGTAAAAATTAGATGATTCTGTGAGCCACCATTTCTATAGAGATATTTTGTGGGCATGGGCTTACAGGCATGTGTGTCTAATTTATGTGTTTCATATGCTTTATTCTCTTTAACAATAATTGAGAAGAGGCTTAAATCAAATGAAACGGTGATAGTTATCTGTGCAGTTTGGAAATTCTGGTGTATTTTTGGGTGCTGGTTGAAACTATGGCCTTTGTTAGTCAATATTCCTTACAATTTTGAGTTTGTTCTCACttaaaattacttgttttcAGACCACAACACTGGTCTCCCTATGGAAGCCGCTGTTTCTATCTGGCATTGAGATCCCATGGAGAAGCTGAGGAGGGGGATGGCTCTTCATATCCATGAAGCCTGGATACTTCTGTTTATAATCCCTGCTTTGGTCACTCCAGCTGCCATCAATCATGAAGACTACCCCGCCGATGAAGGGGACCAGACCTCCAGTAATGACAATCTGATCTTTGATGACTACCGAGGGAAGGGCTGTGTGGATGACAGTGGCTTTGTGTACAAACTGGGAGAACGTTTTTTCCCGGGACATTCCAACTGTCCCTGTGTCTGTACTGAGGATGGACCTGTTTGTGATCAGCCAGAATGCCCTAAAATCCACCCAAAGTGTACAAAAGTGGAACACAATGGATGCTGTCCAGAATGCAAAGAAGTAAAAAACTTTTGTGAATATCAtgggaaaaattacaaaatcttGGAGGAATTTAAGGTATGAAACCCTTTCTTCAGTATTTAATGTTAGTATGCTGTAGGAATTGTATTTCTCTTGGGGACTCTCAAAGGCACTCAGTATTTGCTTACTGCTATTAATTGATGCTAAAGCTCAAGTCCTTTTTAGCTGTGATGCAGGTCTGGCTAATGTAAAAGCTGCCACCTCCTCCCTTATGTGCACCCCCTGAGGGCCAGTGGTCAGTCAAAAGACCCCACCTGAAATGCCAGCCCTCTGAATCTGCTACTCCCGACAACCTTCTTCCTTGCTCATAGCATGAATCAGGTTGGACTACCAATGGTGTCTGTAAAAATGGTGCTAAACCAATACTGAGGGCTTTTTAAaaacccttttcccaatttggATAGCAAGCTGATGGCATGGTACCGAGAGTTGTTACTCGTAACTACATGAGAATGCAAGTAAGTAGATTGCAAGCTATGtttgatattttcatttcaactgTGATAAGGCTGTCTAGAATGGCAGAAGATTAATTCCTTGGTAGATGACCATCTCAAGTAATGAGAAGTATGGGGTTTAATTGTAGTGGTTGAGTTCCTATTAGGAATGTTGTAGAGAAATCTTTCTGGAATATATCTTAAAAGTAAGGTCAGATTTTCAAAAACCCTTACTCTACACAACCTGCATCTCTCATTCTAATGAGTTTGATTGCATGTTTTCAATTCTGCTAAGGAAAGTAGCACTTCACCATGAAGAACAGGGTCCGTGTTTGTTCTCCCAGGTCACGTGGCTTTAAGATTTGTACCTCCATAATTAACAATAGGCTATAACTCTTCGTGGCTGTACGCCTGATATCATTATACACTTgccaatttattttctttcctgacacTGAAAATACTTCCATATAGGTCTGTGTACTTCACAAGTTCTCGGTAACATAGATCGCAATTTCCTTTTTCCCAGATATTGTCATTTTCAGTGAAGGTAGTATGTAGTTCCTCTCTTCTGTCATGTATGGTTTATGTTCATCTTTTTCTGTCCATCTGTAACTGCAGTCACTCAGTACGGTCAAGACAGTTTAATGTCATAGACACAAGGCAAAACAAATATATGAAGAACATCTTCTTGAGGGCCATCCTGATCAACCTGTTCTCTGCTTTGCTGAGGAATGTGAAGGTGCTGAACTGCTGAAATAACAGTTTCTTCTTGCCCTAGGAAGGCCTAGCCCAACTTCATCCCACAGTCATGCTTCATTTTGACTGCTGTGTTGTCAGGTGGTGAAGTGTAATTCTGACACGTGGTCAGGTTCTGATGTGAGAGTTGCAAGGACTCTTTTTGGGGAGATTTTAGGAAGGTGAAAGTTGTAAGGACTCTTTTTGGAAAGATTTCAGTGGGAGAATAACGAGATGGATCTTCTCATTAAACTATCTTTTGCATGtgaatgaagtaaaaaaagtattaatcactttctctgaaagaaataattgcaCCCTGATAATGGATTAAAGGATAGAGAAACAGAATTTAGGAGAGAAAGGCTATTAGAGGGAGGTAGAGCAATCTGGTTCATTGTTTGCTGTGTTCAAAAAACTGTGGGGTGTTGTGTGGAAAGCGAAGTTCCAGTATCCTCTGAGAAACACCAAGGAGATGGTGGCACGCCACTCTCGCACACGATAACCTTCAGTCAGGACTAATGTGGGATCCTTCAGACTTAATTTAGTTGACAGTCAAGCTTTTGACCTGGACCTGTGTGTTGCTGAGAGCAAGATACCTTGTGGAGTAGGgcagaaaatgattttttttaaatctatgtgTTTACCTAGAATAAATAGttaaactctttcttttttcctctaagtaGTGGAAGAGATTCAGGCAATGGAAGATTACTGTGCACTTCCAAGGgtgtttggggagaaaaaaaggagcacCTGTGAACTATGAGTTTATAAACGCTATAGGGAAGACAGAACTTCAAGATTCGGGAAACTGCTGC includes the following:
- the VWC2L gene encoding von Willebrand factor C domain-containing protein 2-like, yielding MEKLRRGMALHIHEAWILLFIIPALVTPAAINHEDYPADEGDQTSSNDNLIFDDYRGKGCVDDSGFVYKLGERFFPGHSNCPCVCTEDGPVCDQPECPKIHPKCTKVEHNGCCPECKEVKNFCEYHGKNYKILEEFKPSPCEWCRCEPSNEVHCVVADCAVPECVNPVYEPEQCCPVCKNGPNCFAGTTIIPAGIEVKVDDCNICHCHNGDWWKPAQCSKRECQGKQAL